The following coding sequences are from one Paenibacillus stellifer window:
- a CDS encoding ATP-binding protein: MVKSANQVNSGDRLPGKGKEVIVYGLERHSGVIDGIIRDLQLEEAAFAVKLMLTEAVTNAYSHGNGCCDTKPITIRYSLSDGLLSVQVEDEGGGIDPGFLSDTIEEADLLAESGRGLFLIRSFADEVLADGRGITMVKRI, from the coding sequence ATGGTTAAGTCTGCTAATCAAGTAAATAGCGGTGACCGTCTTCCCGGAAAGGGCAAAGAGGTAATCGTGTACGGCCTGGAGAGGCATTCAGGTGTGATCGATGGAATCATCCGGGATCTTCAACTGGAGGAAGCCGCTTTCGCCGTCAAGTTAATGCTGACCGAAGCTGTGACCAACGCCTATAGCCATGGCAACGGCTGCTGCGATACCAAGCCGATTACCATTCGCTATTCCCTGTCTGATGGACTTTTGTCCGTACAGGTTGAGGATGAGGGCGGCGGGATTGACCCCGGCTTTCTCTCAGACACCATAGAAGAGGCGGATCTGCTTGCAGAGAGCGGCCGGGGATTGTTCTTGATCCGCAGCTTCGCGGATGAAGTTCTGGCGGATGGCCGGGGCATTACCATGGTTAAGCGTATTTAG